The Streptomyces capitiformicae genome contains the following window.
TGGGTGTTGTGAGCACGGCCGGACCCAGTGCCGCCGCTCCGAAACAGGACCGCAGCCGGGCCACCCGGCAGCGGCTCCTGCAGGCCGCCGTGGCCTGTCTCGCCGAACACGGCTGGGCGGGCTCCACGGTCTCCGTCGTCGCCGAACGCGCCGGCGTCTCCCGAGGCGCCGCCCAGCACCACTTCCGCACCCGCGAGGACCTGTTCACCGCGGCCGTCGAGTACGTCGCCGAAGAGCGCTCCACCGCCCTGCGCGCCCTCTTCCCCGACGGCGCCACCGACCGCCGGGCCGTCGTCGCCGCCCTCGTCGACCTCTACACCGGCCCCCTCTTCCGCGCCGCCCTCCACCTCTGGGTCGCCGCCTCCAACGAGGACCAGCTCCGCCCCCGGGTCACCGAACTGGAGGCCCACGTCGGCCGCGAGACCCACCGCATCGCCGTCGACCTCCTCGGCGCCGACGAGTCCCGCCCCGGCGTCCGCGAAACCGTCCAGGGCATGCTCGACATGGCCCGCGGCCTCGGCCTCGCCAACCTCCTCACCGACGACTCGGGCCGCCGCGACAAGGTCGTGGCCCAGTGGGCCGCACTGCTGGACGACGCGCTCGCCTGATCACGGGCTTCATCACGGGCTGAGCCGCTCCACCCGCCACGACCCGTCCGGCTCCGCCACATACCGCAACCGGTCGTGCAGCCGGTTGTACCGCCCCTGCCAGAACTCCACACTCTGCGGCGCCACCCGGAAACCACCCCAGTTCGGCGGCACCGGCACCTGCTCGCCCTCCGGATAGCGGGCGTTCAACTCCTCGTACGCGGCGTCCAGTTCGGCCCGCGAGTAGATCACCGAGGACTGCGCGCTGGCCCATGCGCCCAGCTGCGAACCATGCGGCCGCGTACGGAAGTACGCCGCCGTCTCGTCCCGCCCGGTCCGCCGGGCCGTACCGCTCACGATCACCTGCCGGGCGACCGGATGCCATGGGAAGAGCAGCGAGACGTACGGGTTCTCGGCGAGGTCGAGGGCCTTGCGGGAGTCGTAGTTCGTGTAGAAGACGAAGCCCTGCTCGTCGTACGACTTCATCAGCACCGTACGGGAGCTGGGCCGGCCCTCGGCGTCGGCGGTCGACACGACCATGGCGTTCGGCTCGAAGACCGCGCCCTCCTGCGCGGCCTGCCGGAACCACCGCCCGAACTGCGCCATCGGATCCCCGGCCAGCTCGCTCTCGTCGAGCCCGTCGGCCCGGTACTGCTTGCGCATGAGAGCGGGATCGGGCACGGGTTCGAGACCGGGATCATTCACGTGGTCATCTTGCCGTATCGACGGCCGACAGGGAGTCTGGTGGCACTGAGTGCCGCGTACTCTCCCCAAACCTGGCACTCAGGCGTAACGTACGCATCCACCAGTCGCACGCATCAAGAGGAGCCGCCTGATGTCCGACTTCGTACCCGGACTCGAAGGAGTCGTCGCGTTCGAGACGGAGATCGCCGAACCGGACAAGGAGGGCGGGGCCCTGCGATACCGGGGCGTCGACATCGAGGACCTGGTCGGCCACGTCTCCTTCGGCAACGTCTGGGGCCTGCTCGTCGACGGCGCCTTCCGCCCCGGCCTGCCGCCCGCCGAACCCTTCCCGATCCCCGTCCACTCGGGTGACATCCGAGTCGACGTCCAGTCGGCCCTGGCCATGCTCGCCCCCGTCTGGGGCCTGAAGCCGCTCCTCGACATCGACGAGGAACAGGCCCGCGCCGACCTCGCCCGCGCCGCCGTCATGGCCCTCTCCTACGTCGCCCAGTCCGCGCGCGGCCAGGGCCTGCCCATGGTCCCCCAGCGCGAGATCGACAAGGCCCAGTCCGTCGTCGAACGCTTCATGATCCGCTGGCGTGGCGAGCCGGACCCCAAGCACGTGGCGGCGGTGGACGCCTACTGGACGAGCGCCGCAGAACACGGCATGAACGCCTCGACCTTCACCGCGCGCGTGATCGCCTCGACGGGCGCGGACGTGGCGGCGGCGCTGTCCGGCGCCGTAGGAGCCATGTCGGGCCCCCTGCACGGCGGCGCCCCCTCCCGCGTCCTCGGCATGATCGAGGAGATCGAACGCACCGGCGACGCCGACGCCTACGTGAAACGAGCCCTCGACAAGGGCGAACGCCTCATGGGCTTCGGCCACCGCGTCTACCGCGCCGAGGACCCCCGAGCCCGAGTCCTCCGCCGCACCGCCCGTGACCTGGGCGCCCCCCGCTTCGAGGTGGCGGAAGCCCTGGAGAAGGCGGCCCTTGCGGAGCTGCACGCCCGCCGCCCCGACCGGGTCCTGGCCACGAACGTCGAATTCTGGGCCGCGATCATCCTCGACTTCGCCGAGGTCCCGGCGCACATGTTCACCTCGATGTTCACCTGCGCCCGCACGGCCGGCTGGTCGGCCCACATCCTCGAACAGAAACGCACCGGCCGCCTGGTCCGCCCGTCGGCCCGCTACATCGGCCCGGGCCCCCGCGACCCGAGGGAGATCGAGGGCTACGAGGACATTGTGTCCCGCTGACCGCTGCGCGAAAACGCAGACGACCCGCAGGCTCAGGGTCCCTCCGCCACAAGGACGAAGAAGCCGGCCGGACGTACCGGCGAGCCTGCGGGTCGGGTGACTGCGTTGGATTAGGCCGGCTGCACGCTCAGTTCACGTGCTGGTCCGGCGCCGAACCGAGTACGACGGCGGGCCATCAGCCCGCAGCCACCTCTTCCGTCCGGTATTCATACATCTGCCGAACCACCTCCTTTCCGAAGTAGTCGCAACTTTAGGCAGCGATGTGGAGGGGCTCAAGCTAATTTTCCGAGCGGTTTACCGCACTACGGCGAACACCGCTCGAGCGCGGGTGCCGTCCGGCAGCCCCCAGTGGCCGGTGACGTGCCCCGACGCCCCCTCCGGAAGGCCGACCGGCCCGTCCGGCGCGGGCTGCAGGACCCGCTTCAGCCGGAGGGTGCCACCCGGTGCGACGGCCAGCTCGGTGCTCTGCTGGTCGTCGGAGGCGGCGACGGCGCTCATGGAGAGGGGGCCGTCACCGGCGTAGGCGCGCGTGACCTCGTGGTCCAGGGCGTCGCTGATGCTCTGCTGCTGGGCCTCGGCGCGGCCCTCGAAGAGGGCGAGGAACTGGGTGATCAGGACCGGGTCGTGGGTGCCGTCGTAGATCCACCGCTTGCCCAGTACGCCGTGTTCCGAGGTACCGATGAGGGCGTGGTCGGCGTCGGGGAGGGGCGCGCCTCGGTAGGTGAGGGGGACCAGGTAGTGGACTGGGGTGGGGGCGGAGGTGTCGGTGGTGACCATGAACTCGATGCCGACCTCGCCGGCGGGGTCGTCGAGGCGGAAGCCGCCCGCCTTGGTCAGGTCGGGCTCACCGGTGCCGCGGTACCAGGGGCGGGTGGGCAGCCAGGCCGTGAGCAGTTCGAGCTTGGTGGGCTTCATGGTGGTCTGGTGGATGAGAGCCATGCTGGAGATTCTTACTCGGACGACCTCTCCAGCGTCTCCAGATCCAGTGCGGCGGCGATCCGTACGGCCACGTCCTCGGCGTAGACGGCGTCGGCGCGTTCGAACTGGGTGCGGCCGGCGCCGCGGAGGAAGGTGACGACGCCGAGGGTGCGGCCGCGGCTGCGGAGTACGGCGCAGAGGGCGTGGACGGCGTCCGGGGGCCACTGGCGGCCGGTGGCCCAGTCGCGGGCGGCTTCGGGGGTGGCGGTGCCGGCGCTGGCGCGGACTGAACCGGCGCGTTCGACGCACTGCAGGGCGGGGTGGCCCTGGCCGTAGCGGACGGGGAGGCCGGCGTGGCCGGCGAGCTGGCTGGGGCCGGGGGAGCCGGAGGGGGTGGCGGCGGCGCGTACGAGGCGGGCGGGGCCTTCGCCGTCGGCGAGGGAGCCGCCGGCGACGCGGTCGATGAGGGCGTGGTCGGCGAAGCCGGCGAGGGCGAAGTCGAGGTGGACGGTGGCGGCCTCGCCTGGGTCCTCGCACTCGGCGGCGGCGCGGGCGGCCCGGTGGAGCTGGTTGACGCGGAAGCGGAGCAGCGCCGCTTCCTGTTCGCTCTGTTTGGCCTCGGTGATGTCCTGGAAGAGCCAGCCGACGCCGAGCGGGACGGGTTCCTCGGCGAGGGGTGAGGCGAGGCGGAGGAAGCCGCTGCGCCAGCAGCGTCGTTTCTCCCCGTCGGGGGTGCGGACGCCGACCCAGATCTCGGCGGGTGCGGGCGGGGCGCCTTCGGCGAGTACGTGGGTGAGGGCGCTCTCCACTTCCTCGACGCCCTGGGCGAGCAGTTCGCCGAGGGGGCGGCCGAGGACGGTCGTACGGCCGATGCCGAGGGCGCGGGCGGCGTGCGCGTTGACGACGGCGGGGCGCAGGTCCGCGTCGACGAGGACGACTCCCCAGGAGGCGTCCTCGAAGAGGGCCTCGCTGAGGGCGATGGACCGTTCGAGGTCGATCTGCGCGTGGACTTCGCTGAACGCGCAGTACAGGCCCGCAGGCTTGCCGTCAGGCCCTCGCACGGCGGCGGACTGGGTCCGTACGAGCACCCGCCCGCCGTCCTTGGTGACGAGGGCGAACTCGTGGACCTGGCGTCCGGGGGCGTGCATGGCGGCCATCAGCCGGCCCTCGACCTCCTCGGCGTCGGCGGTCCGTACGGCCCATCCGGCGAAGCCTCGCCGTCCCACGGCCTCCTCGGCGGTCCAGCCCAGGATGCGCTCGGCCTCGCGGTTCCAGTGGGTGACGACGCCGTCGCCGTCGAAGGCGCACAGCGCGGCGTCCATGCCGTCCAGCAGGGCTGCGAGCAGGTCGGAACCACCGGAGTCCATCGGGTCCACACTGTTCACACTGCCCTCAGCGTTCTCGGTGCCCTTGTCCTCCGGGCCGGCCCGCTCGGGTTCGTCGGGCCCCAATTCGTCGGTCGTCCCACTACGCCGGGAAGCACTCACCTGAACCCCCTGCAGGCTGCGTTGCGTCCGCATATACGGCATGTACGGCGCCTCGGTTCGCTCACTCGTCATCATTCAACTCGAACGTGACCCAGCCCACATCTGGTTCACGCAAGATTTGGATGAAATCGTTGTACGCCGAATTTCCGTCGCGCACCGGCCGGTGACCCCGATCGCCGCCCGCACCGCCCGGGCGTCGGCGGCCAGGTGGTGGCCGCCGACGCCCGGGCGGCGCCGGTGGGGGCTCCTTCAGAGGCTGCGGGCGGCGATGTTGCCGTAGTCGGTGGTCGCGTGGATGTTCAGGCCGGCCGTGCCGTCGGTGTTCCTGAGCGCGTTGTGGATCCGGCCGTAGCCGGTGCCGGCGTCCAGGGAGGCGGAGACTCCGGCGGCGGCGCCGACCGACACGTCGCCCATCTGCGTGCGCAGGACGACCGTGCCGCTCACGGCCTCGGTGATCCGGATGTCGCCCTTCGCGGTGCTGATCTCCGCGGGGCCGCCCAGGCGGCCGACCGAGATGTCACCGCCGGAGGTGGTGACGCGCACGCTCTCCGCCTCGTCGAGCTTGACCGTGCCGCACGCGCCCTCGAAGGTGACGTCGCCGAACCGTCCGACGGCCCGGAACTCGGCGGAGGACGCCTTCACCTCGACTCGGGAACCGGCGGGCAGCTGGACCGTCACCTCGACGGATCCGGAGGGGCCGAAGTACTGGTTCTTCGCCGAAGCCCCGATCCGCAGGACGCCGTCGCTGTACGTGACCTTGGTCTCCTCCGCGACCTTCACGTCGCGGCTCTTCGAGGCGTTCGCCGGCAGGACCTCGACCGCGGTGTCGTCCCGGTCGGCGGCGATGAACCGGACGTTCCCGGCGGGGATGTCGAGGACGGCGGTGATCGGGGCGGGGGTGTCGAAGTTCTGCATCGTGCTCTCCTCCTGGGCTGTGTGCGCTTCCTGCGCTTCGTTGTTTCCGATGCTGGAAAAGCTACGTTGCATTCCAAAGTGCGGCAACGGCATCGTTGCGAATAATCGGCATCAGTGCAGGTAAAGGCCAGAGAATCGTTGCAACGGATCTGCGTTCAACGCAACAGCGGTCACTCGATCGTTGCAATGGATAGAAGCTGAACGCTAGGCTGGAGGCGTCAAAGGAGCACAAAGAAGCACAAGGAAGCACGAAGGGGATCGCGATGCCGGGAGGCAGGCTCACTCAGCAGGAACGCCAGCAGATCGCGCTGGGGGTGGCCGACGGGCTCGCCTACGCGGAGATCGCCAGACGTCTCGACCGCCCCACCTCGACGATCACGCGCGAGGTGATGCGCAACGGCGGCCCCACCGCCTACCGCGCCGACCTGGCCCACCGCGCCACCGAACGCCGCGCCCGCCGGCGCAGGCAGGCGGAGCCCCGAGGGCCGCAGGCGCCCGCGCGGGCCGACGGGCGCGACAGCGAGGCCGTGCGCGAGTACGAGGAGACGTTCGCGACCCTCTTCATGCAGCAGGGGCTGCCCAAGATGACGGCCCGGGTGCTGGCGGCCCTCTACACCACCGACGCGGGCAGCCTCACCGCGTCCGAACTCGTCCAGCGCCTGCAGGTCAGCCCGGGGTCCGTCTCCAAAGCGGTCACGCTTCTCGAAAGCCAGGGCCTCATCCGCCGGGAACGCGACGAACGCCGCCGCGAGCGGTACGTCGTCGACGACGACGTCTGGTATCAGGGGATGGTCGCCAGCGCCCGGTCCCACGCCCAGCTCGTCGAGACCGCACGGCAGGGCGTCGGCATCCTGGGCCCCGGCACCCCGGCCGCCATCCGACTCGAGAACATCGCCCGCTTCGTCGACTTCGTCGGCGAGAGCCTCATCCGCGCCGCCGAGCAGGCCCGCGAGGTCCTCTACACGAAACCCGAAGCGACCTCGGCCGACAGCGGCACTGTCGCGCCGAGTCCGGATCGCGGATAGGCGGCCGCCTTGATCGACGGGCCCGTCACCGGGTGTGGAAGATCCGGTCGCCGTACTCCCGCATCACCCGGTCGTTCCAGTCGAGGCCGCCGTCGACGTTGCCCGAGCGCAGCAGCGGCGGTTCGACGCCCCGGTCGGCGAGGGAGGCGGCGGCGGTGGCCATGACCGCCTGGAGGAGGGCCGAGGTGACGACGGTGGAGGCGGGGGCGAAGGGGGCGGGGACGGCGTCGTGGGTGAGTTCCGCGTCGCCGACCGCGATCTTGGAGTCGAGGACGAGGTCGCAGTGGTCCTTGAGGAAGGTGCCGGAGGAGTGGCGGGATTCCGTCTCCGTGGCGTACGCGACGGAGGTGACCCCGATGACCCGTACGCCCAACTCGCGGGCGTGCGCGGCCATCTCCACGGGGAGGGCGTTGCGGCCGGAGAGGGAGACGACGATCAGGAGGTCGCCGGAGCGCAGGGGGCTCGTGTCGAGCACGGCGCTCGCCAGGCCGTCGACCCGTTCCAGGGCGGAGCCGAGCGTCGCCGGTGTCACGTCGACGCCCACGACGCCGGGTACGGCCAGCAGGTTCATCAGTGCGAGGCCGCCGGCGCGGTAGACGAGGTCCTGTGCGGCGAGGGAGGAGTGCCCGGCGCCGAACGCGAACAGCCGTCCGCCGTCGACGACGGTGTCCGCGACGAGCTTCCCGGCGGCGGCGACCGCCTCGCCCTCCTCGTCCCGCACCCGCTCCAACAGCCCGATCGCCGCGTCCAGGAACCGGCGGGCCGGTGCGTCGTCGCTCATGCGTGAACCCCTTCGTCCGTTGTCGCCCTGTGCTGCCATGGATCACGTTAGTGGTCTGGACCAGTGGGGTGTCAATGCCGGGGCCGCCCGCCCCCAGGCCCCCGCCGCGGAGCGAGGGGTCTGCGGTGCGTCTGTACGTGCACAAACCGCACCCCCGAGCTCGATTGCGCCCGCCAAACCCAGAGGAGCGACACGGTTGTCAGTCGGATGCGCAAGAATTGAGGCCAGGGCCAGCGCAAGCCGGTGGGCCACATCGGAACCCTCCGGCTGAATCTCATCGAGGGGCACGTATGTCCGGACTGATCGACACGACGGAGATGTATCTCCGCACCATCCTCGAGCTGGAGGAGGAAGGCGTGGTCCCCATGCGCGCCCGGATCGCCGAACGGCTCGACCAGAGCGGTCCCACGGTGAGCCAGACGGTCGCGCGCATGGAGCGCGACGGCCTGGTGTCCGTCGCCGCGGACCGCCACCTGGAGCTCACCGAGGAGGGCCGTCGGCTGGCGACGCGCGTGATGCGCAAGCACCGCCTCGCGGAGTGCCTCCTCGTCGACGTGATCGGCCTGGAGTGGGAGCAGGTCCACGCGGAGGCGTGCCGCTGGGAGCATGTGATGAGCGAGGCCGTCGAGCGCCGCGTCCTCGAACTGCTGCGCCACCCGACGGAGTCGCCGTACGGCAACCCGATCCCGGGCCTGGAGGAGCTGGGCGAGAAGGACGGCGCGGACCCCTTCCTGGACGAGGGCATGGTGTCGCTCGCGGACCTCGACCCGGGCACGGAGGGCAAGACCGTCGTCGTACGCCGTATCGGCGAGCCCATCCAGACGGACGCCCAGCTGATGTACACGCTGCGGCGGGCGGGCGTGCAGCCCGGCTCCGTGGTGAGCGTGACGGAGGCGGCGGGCGGCGTCCTCGTGGGCAGCGGTGGCGAGGCCGCGGAACTGGGGGCGGACGTCGCCTCCCACGTCTTCGTCGCCAAGCGCTGAGCCCAGCTGAGCCAGGCGCCGAGTCAAGCGCCGCGCTCCACCGCGGACGCCCGTACGGCACGCCGACTTCGCCCAAGATTCAGTGCGCTGAATCGCAGCGCTCGCGCCGTTCGCGTGCGAGGCTTGCGCGAGAGGCATATGACCTGAGGGGCTCTTGGCCGCCCGAGACGGAGGTCTCACGGCGGTAGGGGAGGGGGCGGGGCGGATGTGCCGTGGACATGAGGGGCGTGGACATGAGGAGGGCCCCGGCGCCGTGTGGCGCCGGGGCCTGTCCTCCCCTGTGCTGACCCGGAGCCCCGAGCTCCCAGGGTCATCCCCCTCGGACCGTTTTCCCCGAGCGGTCCGCCTCCCGTTGAAGATCTCCCCTCGCCGGCGGCGGGCAATCCCCGCCGGGGGTCACTCGAACGAGGGGTGTTGCCGCCAAGAACGGCATGTTCGAATACGCATTCGATAGCGTGGAGGGTGTGGCGCCGCGCGACCCGTCCCTGAGCGACGCACAGAATCCGTACGCCCGTACGTAACGTGTCGATCGACGGGCACGCTGTAACAACAGGTGCCCGCCGTCCCCAGCGGCGCGCACCACTGCGACAGGCAGGCGACACACAGCAGGGCAGCAGAGGCAGCAAGGCAGCGGTACGACAGCGGCCAGGACGAGTGGACCGACCGGCTCGAAGCGGGAGCGCGAGACGGGAGCGAGCGGTCCGAGCGGGAGTGTGGGGGGTGCCAATGGTGCGGCGCATCGACGTGACCGGAGCGGGTGGCGTAAGTCTCGCTGCCTGGGAGTACGGCGACCCGCCCAAGCCCGGGGAGAAGGCCGGGGACAGGGCGCAGGACGAGCTCGGTGAGAGCCCGCCGCGGCCGGGTGTGCTGTTATTGCACGGCCTCATGGGCCGTGCCTCGCACTGGGCACCCACCGCCCGCTGGCTCTCCGAGCGGCACCGCGCCGTCGCGCTCGACCAGCGCGGCCACGGCCAGAGCGAGAAGCCCGAGCAGGCCGCCTACACCCGTGAGGCCTACGTCGAGGACGCCGAGGCCGCCGTCGAACAGCTCGGCCTCGCCCCCGTCGTCCTCATCGGCCACGCCATGGGCGCGCTGACCGCCTGGCAACTGGCCGCCAAACGCCCCGACCTGGTGCGCGGCCTGATCATCTGCGACATGCGGGCCTCGGCGCTGGGCGCCGCCTCGCAGCGCGAATGGGAGAGCTGGTTCAAGGCCTGGCCGCTGCCCTTCGCCACCCTCGCCGACGTCCGCAAGTGGTTCGGCGAGGACGACCCCTGGGTGGAGCGCCCGAACCCCTCCCGGGGCGAGTTCTACGCCGAGGTCATGCAGGAGAGCGCCGACGGCTGGCGGCCCGTCTTCGACCCCGAGCAGATGCTCACGACCCGCGAGACCTGGGTGTACGACGCGCACTGGGAGGAGCTCACCCAGGTCCAGTGCCCCGCCCT
Protein-coding sequences here:
- a CDS encoding citrate synthase 2, translating into MSDFVPGLEGVVAFETEIAEPDKEGGALRYRGVDIEDLVGHVSFGNVWGLLVDGAFRPGLPPAEPFPIPVHSGDIRVDVQSALAMLAPVWGLKPLLDIDEEQARADLARAAVMALSYVAQSARGQGLPMVPQREIDKAQSVVERFMIRWRGEPDPKHVAAVDAYWTSAAEHGMNASTFTARVIASTGADVAAALSGAVGAMSGPLHGGAPSRVLGMIEEIERTGDADAYVKRALDKGERLMGFGHRVYRAEDPRARVLRRTARDLGAPRFEVAEALEKAALAELHARRPDRVLATNVEFWAAIILDFAEVPAHMFTSMFTCARTAGWSAHILEQKRTGRLVRPSARYIGPGPRDPREIEGYEDIVSR
- a CDS encoding maltokinase N-terminal cap-like domain-containing protein, whose amino-acid sequence is MALIHQTTMKPTKLELLTAWLPTRPWYRGTGEPDLTKAGGFRLDDPAGEVGIEFMVTTDTSAPTPVHYLVPLTYRGAPLPDADHALIGTSEHGVLGKRWIYDGTHDPVLITQFLALFEGRAEAQQQSISDALDHEVTRAYAGDGPLSMSAVAASDDQQSTELAVAPGGTLRLKRVLQPAPDGPVGLPEGASGHVTGHWGLPDGTRARAVFAVVR
- the pdxH gene encoding pyridoxamine 5'-phosphate oxidase, translated to MRKQYRADGLDESELAGDPMAQFGRWFRQAAQEGAVFEPNAMVVSTADAEGRPSSRTVLMKSYDEQGFVFYTNYDSRKALDLAENPYVSLLFPWHPVARQVIVSGTARRTGRDETAAYFRTRPHGSQLGAWASAQSSVIYSRAELDAAYEELNARYPEGEQVPVPPNWGGFRVAPQSVEFWQGRYNRLHDRLRYVAEPDGSWRVERLSP
- a CDS encoding PAS domain-containing protein, which gives rise to MSASRRSGTTDELGPDEPERAGPEDKGTENAEGSVNSVDPMDSGGSDLLAALLDGMDAALCAFDGDGVVTHWNREAERILGWTAEEAVGRRGFAGWAVRTADAEEVEGRLMAAMHAPGRQVHEFALVTKDGGRVLVRTQSAAVRGPDGKPAGLYCAFSEVHAQIDLERSIALSEALFEDASWGVVLVDADLRPAVVNAHAARALGIGRTTVLGRPLGELLAQGVEEVESALTHVLAEGAPPAPAEIWVGVRTPDGEKRRCWRSGFLRLASPLAEEPVPLGVGWLFQDITEAKQSEQEAALLRFRVNQLHRAARAAAECEDPGEAATVHLDFALAGFADHALIDRVAGGSLADGEGPARLVRAAATPSGSPGPSQLAGHAGLPVRYGQGHPALQCVERAGSVRASAGTATPEAARDWATGRQWPPDAVHALCAVLRSRGRTLGVVTFLRGAGRTQFERADAVYAEDVAVRIAAALDLETLERSSE
- a CDS encoding TetR/AcrR family transcriptional regulator gives rise to the protein MGVVSTAGPSAAAPKQDRSRATRQRLLQAAVACLAEHGWAGSTVSVVAERAGVSRGAAQHHFRTREDLFTAAVEYVAEERSTALRALFPDGATDRRAVVAALVDLYTGPLFRAALHLWVAASNEDQLRPRVTELEAHVGRETHRIAVDLLGADESRPGVRETVQGMLDMARGLGLANLLTDDSGRRDKVVAQWAALLDDALA
- a CDS encoding alpha/beta fold hydrolase; the encoded protein is MVRRIDVTGAGGVSLAAWEYGDPPKPGEKAGDRAQDELGESPPRPGVLLLHGLMGRASHWAPTARWLSERHRAVALDQRGHGQSEKPEQAAYTREAYVEDAEAAVEQLGLAPVVLIGHAMGALTAWQLAAKRPDLVRGLIICDMRASALGAASQREWESWFKAWPLPFATLADVRKWFGEDDPWVERPNPSRGEFYAEVMQESADGWRPVFDPEQMLTTRETWVYDAHWEELTQVQCPALVVRGLDGELGRAESQEMVRVLPHGQYAEVADAGHLVHYDQPDAWRAAIEPFLDGFTH
- a CDS encoding SIS domain-containing protein, with the protein product MSDDAPARRFLDAAIGLLERVRDEEGEAVAAAGKLVADTVVDGGRLFAFGAGHSSLAAQDLVYRAGGLALMNLLAVPGVVGVDVTPATLGSALERVDGLASAVLDTSPLRSGDLLIVVSLSGRNALPVEMAAHARELGVRVIGVTSVAYATETESRHSSGTFLKDHCDLVLDSKIAVGDAELTHDAVPAPFAPASTVVTSALLQAVMATAAASLADRGVEPPLLRSGNVDGGLDWNDRVMREYGDRIFHTR
- a CDS encoding metal-dependent transcriptional regulator → MSGLIDTTEMYLRTILELEEEGVVPMRARIAERLDQSGPTVSQTVARMERDGLVSVAADRHLELTEEGRRLATRVMRKHRLAECLLVDVIGLEWEQVHAEACRWEHVMSEAVERRVLELLRHPTESPYGNPIPGLEELGEKDGADPFLDEGMVSLADLDPGTEGKTVVVRRIGEPIQTDAQLMYTLRRAGVQPGSVVSVTEAAGGVLVGSGGEAAELGADVASHVFVAKR
- a CDS encoding DUF4097 family beta strand repeat-containing protein encodes the protein MQNFDTPAPITAVLDIPAGNVRFIAADRDDTAVEVLPANASKSRDVKVAEETKVTYSDGVLRIGASAKNQYFGPSGSVEVTVQLPAGSRVEVKASSAEFRAVGRFGDVTFEGACGTVKLDEAESVRVTTSGGDISVGRLGGPAEISTAKGDIRITEAVSGTVVLRTQMGDVSVGAAAGVSASLDAGTGYGRIHNALRNTDGTAGLNIHATTDYGNIAARSL
- a CDS encoding GbsR/MarR family transcriptional regulator, which codes for MPGGRLTQQERQQIALGVADGLAYAEIARRLDRPTSTITREVMRNGGPTAYRADLAHRATERRARRRRQAEPRGPQAPARADGRDSEAVREYEETFATLFMQQGLPKMTARVLAALYTTDAGSLTASELVQRLQVSPGSVSKAVTLLESQGLIRRERDERRRERYVVDDDVWYQGMVASARSHAQLVETARQGVGILGPGTPAAIRLENIARFVDFVGESLIRAAEQAREVLYTKPEATSADSGTVAPSPDRG